The following are encoded in a window of Pseudophaeobacter arcticus DSM 23566 genomic DNA:
- a CDS encoding VirB4 family type IV secretion/conjugal transfer ATPase: MARDAGTLSTFGAALHQAGGGEFARESYLAEHLPYFGLTDDDVMVLREGDLLATLRLDGLNPMTSEDARLDALKRAVAAIVAQTGNAFGFYIHRISVPQDLGMRPIEGDSFAAAIDARWQSHVKDLRPAKRQLYLSVIRRPDISARIPLLRALARKAWVKDRATRMQELNEVMGFFEVALSSANPVRLTKSGGEWLGYLNTLNAGSFSPIAYGQSALPLSHTLSNCRATFDGDVVTLTDAVTGQVKYGALFSMKTYPALTDVTLLDALDLPLDIVLTNSFSPIPNNIMAERIQRIIRQMHASDDAAVSLREQLGQAADDQEAGRIAFGDHHLSIAVYAPDRDTLERAAAQIKRVGQEIMSVIVRENMALKATYFAQSPGNFGYRARKTPISSINFADFAALHGSVEGRGPDQSPWGQTISVLPTVGTSGYRFNFHETGSPGKEPTVGHTLVLGRTGTGKTLTTAFLAAQAQRVGARLFFFDKDRGLEMAVRALGGRYNEIRAGVPTGLNPLDTEIDERGRAWLSDWLATLLSRGGTLTGEQSRHIQSAVSQNAHAEGSLRRFTSFETLFQSLDDDGELQSRVAEWAPGGRYGWVFDEPEQGAGLELASDIIGFDMTEILDMTTERMAVLSYIFRQIERVVEDRRPTIIVLDEAWKLLDDPYFGARLENWLVTLRKMNCVVIMMTQYPSQLRDSRVGKTIVETVPTQILFPNDRATVSDYDFLRVNAKEAALLVQPTIGQRIALVRSAGDSVFIDADLSALGNLLPILGGGATGEARVPADWRANPDFWRHVI, translated from the coding sequence TTGGCGCGTGATGCAGGCACCCTGTCCACTTTTGGGGCCGCACTGCATCAAGCCGGCGGCGGGGAGTTCGCGCGGGAAAGCTATCTCGCCGAGCACCTGCCGTATTTTGGCCTCACCGATGACGATGTCATGGTGCTGCGCGAGGGCGATCTCCTCGCGACCCTGCGCCTCGACGGGCTCAACCCGATGACCAGCGAAGACGCCCGGCTCGATGCGCTCAAACGCGCGGTCGCGGCCATCGTCGCCCAGACCGGCAATGCCTTCGGCTTCTACATCCACCGCATCTCTGTGCCGCAGGATCTCGGGATGCGCCCCATCGAGGGCGACAGTTTCGCCGCTGCGATCGACGCGCGCTGGCAGTCCCATGTGAAGGACCTTCGCCCGGCCAAGCGCCAGCTCTATCTCAGCGTCATCCGGCGCCCCGACATCTCCGCGCGCATTCCCCTCCTACGTGCGCTGGCCCGCAAGGCCTGGGTCAAGGACCGCGCGACACGGATGCAGGAACTCAACGAGGTCATGGGCTTCTTCGAGGTGGCGCTCTCCTCGGCAAACCCTGTGCGGCTCACAAAGTCAGGCGGTGAATGGCTGGGCTACCTCAACACGCTGAACGCCGGCAGCTTCTCTCCCATTGCCTACGGGCAAAGTGCCCTGCCCCTCTCGCATACCTTGAGCAACTGCCGCGCCACCTTTGATGGCGACGTCGTCACCCTGACCGATGCCGTGACCGGTCAGGTCAAATATGGCGCGCTCTTTTCGATGAAGACCTATCCGGCCCTCACGGATGTCACGCTCCTCGACGCGCTCGACCTGCCGCTCGACATCGTGCTGACGAACTCCTTCAGCCCGATCCCGAACAACATCATGGCCGAACGCATCCAGCGGATCATCCGCCAGATGCATGCCTCCGACGATGCCGCTGTCTCCCTGCGGGAACAGCTCGGCCAGGCCGCCGATGACCAGGAGGCGGGGCGTATCGCCTTTGGCGACCATCACCTCTCCATCGCGGTCTACGCGCCGGACCGCGACACGCTGGAACGCGCCGCCGCCCAGATCAAACGCGTCGGCCAGGAGATCATGTCGGTGATCGTGCGCGAGAACATGGCGCTGAAAGCCACCTACTTCGCGCAGTCGCCCGGCAACTTCGGCTACCGTGCGCGCAAGACGCCGATCTCCTCGATCAACTTCGCCGACTTCGCAGCCCTGCATGGCAGCGTCGAAGGGCGTGGCCCGGACCAGTCGCCCTGGGGCCAGACGATCTCGGTCCTGCCCACGGTCGGCACCTCGGGCTATCGCTTCAATTTCCACGAGACGGGCAGCCCCGGCAAGGAACCAACCGTTGGCCATACCCTTGTGCTGGGGCGCACTGGCACCGGCAAGACACTGACCACTGCTTTCCTCGCAGCCCAAGCGCAGCGGGTCGGTGCGCGGCTCTTTTTCTTCGACAAAGATCGCGGTCTTGAGATGGCCGTCCGCGCCCTTGGCGGTCGCTATAACGAAATCCGAGCCGGTGTGCCCACGGGCTTGAACCCCCTCGATACCGAAATCGACGAACGTGGCCGCGCCTGGCTCTCGGATTGGCTGGCGACCCTTCTTTCCCGGGGCGGAACCCTGACCGGCGAGCAATCCCGCCATATCCAGAGCGCGGTCTCGCAAAATGCCCATGCCGAGGGCTCGCTCCGGCGCTTCACGAGTTTCGAGACCCTGTTCCAGTCGCTCGATGACGATGGCGAGCTACAGTCCCGCGTCGCCGAATGGGCCCCAGGCGGCCGCTACGGATGGGTCTTCGATGAGCCGGAACAGGGTGCCGGGCTTGAACTGGCCTCCGACATCATCGGCTTCGACATGACCGAGATCCTCGATATGACCACCGAGCGGATGGCGGTGCTCTCCTACATCTTCCGCCAGATCGAACGCGTGGTCGAGGATCGCCGCCCCACCATCATCGTGCTCGACGAGGCCTGGAAGCTCTTGGACGATCCCTACTTCGGGGCGCGGCTGGAAAACTGGCTGGTGACGCTCAGGAAGATGAACTGCGTCGTGATCATGATGACGCAATACCCGAGCCAATTGCGCGACAGCCGCGTCGGCAAGACCATCGTCGAAACAGTGCCAACTCAGATCCTCTTCCCGAACGACCGCGCCACGGTCTCCGATTACGACTTCCTGCGCGTGAATGCCAAGGAGGCGGCACTCCTCGTGCAGCCGACCATTGGCCAGCGCATCGCGCTCGTGCGCTCGGCGGGCGACAGCGTCTTCATCGATGCCGATCTCTCCGCGCTCGGCAACCTCCTTCCCATCCTTGGCGGCGGCGCCACCGGCGAGGCCCGTGTGCCCGCCGATTGGCGCGCCAACCCCGATTTCTGGAGACATGTGATATGA
- a CDS encoding transglycosylase SLT domain-containing protein, with product MRRAAIISAGLCLGLGALPALAQGVPTQDNSAIGRAIARVTALAEDLGVQQDKDRTETTLADVQADQLRVLEEMTAAITGPGFDIRALEGNADFGVAAVYPNTDPSPMNSRLFGEGRETVEMMIVEVAGEFASAPGVARAGLSATQWRCLFQALIKQESRFNVAAESHVGAYGLTQLMPGTASDLGVDRYDVKDNLRGGARYMTTQLGRFGNIPHALAAYNAGPGRVIEYGGVPPFAETQGYVRNISKFYNEYLAVVGGADALGTLSPSDFALAEYASISEAGVYYAADSSATTEQVINRLRAIILQIDAQPNAKAAWELNTYAKAEIGRILNLRVRLMAANQQREAAYAQHLVADRLAERDFMQMGVPE from the coding sequence ATGAGGCGCGCGGCGATCATATCCGCCGGGCTCTGCCTCGGTCTTGGTGCCCTGCCCGCGCTCGCCCAGGGCGTGCCGACGCAGGATAATTCCGCGATCGGTCGTGCCATCGCGCGGGTGACGGCACTGGCCGAGGATCTGGGTGTCCAGCAGGACAAGGATCGCACGGAGACGACGCTCGCTGATGTCCAGGCCGACCAGTTGCGCGTCCTCGAGGAGATGACTGCGGCGATCACCGGTCCCGGCTTCGATATCCGCGCGCTCGAGGGCAATGCGGATTTCGGGGTGGCGGCGGTCTATCCCAATACCGATCCAAGCCCGATGAACAGCCGCCTCTTCGGCGAGGGCCGCGAGACGGTCGAGATGATGATCGTCGAGGTCGCGGGCGAGTTCGCGAGTGCGCCCGGTGTGGCCCGCGCCGGTCTCTCGGCCACCCAGTGGCGCTGCCTTTTCCAGGCCCTGATCAAGCAGGAAAGCCGGTTCAACGTCGCGGCCGAAAGCCACGTCGGCGCATACGGGTTGACCCAGCTCATGCCCGGCACCGCCTCCGACCTTGGCGTCGACCGCTATGACGTAAAGGACAACCTGCGCGGCGGCGCACGCTATATGACGACGCAGTTGGGCCGCTTCGGCAACATCCCCCATGCGCTCGCGGCCTATAACGCAGGGCCCGGTCGGGTCATCGAATACGGCGGCGTGCCGCCCTTTGCCGAGACCCAAGGCTATGTGCGCAACATCTCCAAGTTTTACAACGAATACCTGGCTGTCGTGGGCGGCGCTGACGCGCTCGGCACGCTCTCGCCCTCGGACTTTGCGCTCGCTGAATATGCCAGCATCTCCGAGGCCGGCGTCTATTACGCCGCCGACAGCTCGGCCACGACCGAACAGGTCATCAACCGGTTGCGCGCGATCATCCTGCAGATCGATGCGCAACCCAATGCCAAGGCGGCCTGGGAGCTCAACACCTACGCCAAGGCCGAGATCGGCCGCATCCTCAATCTTCGCGTCCGGCTGATGGCCGCCAACCAGCAGCGCGAGGCGGCCTATGCGCAGCACCTCGTCGCCGACCGGCTGGCCGAGCGCGACTTCATGCAGATGGGAGTTCCCGAATGA
- a CDS encoding type IV secretion system protein: MRRLLLAVTAVTSLGLSGSTSAQGVPTFDGSQLGQLVAQLEHMAEDLNVQMQQLATMRLELETQLSQLTNLEAQLTSLIEGSGLGELFATVEEFRALRGKLVAPLNTAQSLASGDFLSGFNPGAELSASVERVLSGSGFTSERLSTLSGSDQPADNRIAASAGASAMLSVAAQESHEEAGQSLERLETMVGLIDDQDGLKAAVDLNTRVTAELGIILTQIWRLEAAQGVSAGQLGVVDAATLADERKFRSMAVDP; encoded by the coding sequence ATGAGACGACTTCTCCTGGCCGTCACCGCGGTCACCTCGCTCGGCCTGTCCGGGTCCACCTCGGCCCAGGGCGTGCCGACCTTTGATGGCTCACAGCTTGGTCAGCTCGTGGCGCAGCTTGAGCACATGGCCGAGGACCTGAACGTCCAGATGCAGCAACTCGCCACCATGCGTCTGGAACTGGAAACCCAGCTGTCGCAACTCACGAACCTCGAGGCGCAACTGACCTCGTTGATCGAAGGCAGCGGGCTCGGCGAACTCTTTGCCACGGTCGAGGAATTCCGCGCCCTGCGCGGCAAGCTGGTCGCCCCCCTCAACACCGCGCAGTCCTTGGCGAGCGGCGATTTCCTGAGCGGGTTCAATCCCGGTGCAGAACTGTCGGCCTCGGTCGAGCGGGTGCTTTCGGGCAGCGGGTTTACTTCGGAGCGCCTGAGCACGCTCTCGGGCTCCGATCAGCCTGCCGACAACCGCATCGCCGCTTCCGCCGGAGCCAGCGCCATGCTCTCCGTTGCGGCGCAAGAAAGCCATGAAGAAGCGGGCCAAAGCCTCGAACGGCTCGAGACCATGGTCGGGCTCATCGATGATCAGGACGGGCTGAAGGCTGCCGTCGATCTCAACACCCGCGTCACCGCCGAGCTTGGCATCATCCTGACCCAGATCTGGCGGCTGGAAGCGGCGCAAGGCGTCAGTGCCGGCCAGCTTGGCGTCGTCGATGCCGCGACCCTCGCGGACGAGCGCAAGTTCCGCTCGATGGCGGTGGATCCATGA
- a CDS encoding type IV secretion system protein — MGVIRDILGQVDAAVNTVAQDGFVSSAASVGNVISAGATLLLVLLGINAVMQLRPLPFGTGFAFGIKVALVGIFAQSWDNFSVIYGIVTQVPDSIGASILALTGSGDEAGVYESLDNMVARITAYGDTIGDRAGWVFGAVLGAIFFVLSAVFAAVTAGIIAFARIVFALMIVIAPFMIVTSLFKPTQSLFEAWTRATIGYALMPVAAAGAAGIIVAIAEAIGDASADPGDVETVSLILPFLVILILSAGIMASVPYIASNLTGVVGIASNAVGLTGLARQGFVNTRQYGTGTAARLVTGKSPHELNQAANTGVIRTGELIRQSPGALLSAAKSFRKP; from the coding sequence ATGGGGGTCATTCGCGATATCCTGGGACAGGTCGACGCCGCTGTGAACACCGTGGCGCAGGACGGCTTTGTCTCTTCCGCAGCCTCGGTCGGCAATGTCATCTCGGCAGGTGCGACCCTCCTCCTCGTCCTCCTGGGGATCAACGCCGTGATGCAACTCCGCCCCCTGCCCTTCGGCACCGGCTTTGCCTTCGGGATCAAGGTCGCACTTGTCGGGATCTTCGCGCAGAGCTGGGACAATTTCAGCGTGATCTATGGTATCGTCACGCAGGTCCCCGACTCTATCGGCGCCTCCATCTTGGCCCTCACCGGTTCGGGCGACGAAGCTGGCGTCTATGAAAGCCTCGACAACATGGTCGCCCGCATCACCGCCTATGGTGACACGATCGGCGACCGCGCGGGCTGGGTCTTCGGCGCGGTGCTGGGCGCGATCTTCTTCGTCCTTTCCGCCGTCTTTGCCGCCGTCACTGCCGGGATCATCGCCTTCGCCCGCATCGTCTTCGCGCTGATGATCGTCATCGCCCCCTTCATGATCGTGACCTCGCTCTTCAAGCCAACCCAGTCGCTTTTCGAGGCCTGGACCCGCGCCACCATCGGCTATGCGCTTATGCCCGTCGCCGCTGCAGGTGCCGCAGGCATCATCGTCGCCATCGCCGAGGCCATCGGCGATGCCTCCGCCGATCCGGGCGATGTTGAGACCGTCAGCCTCATCCTGCCCTTCCTTGTCATCCTGATCCTCAGCGCCGGGATCATGGCCTCGGTGCCCTATATCGCCTCCAACCTCACCGGTGTTGTCGGCATCGCTTCGAATGCAGTGGGGCTCACAGGCCTCGCGCGCCAGGGGTTCGTGAACACGCGCCAGTATGGCACCGGCACAGCCGCGCGCCTCGTCACCGGCAAATCCCCGCACGAGTTGAATCAGGCCGCCAATACCGGCGTCATAAGAACCGGCGAGCTCATCCGCCAGAGCCCCGGCGCGCTCCTCTCCGCCGCCAAATCCTTCCGCAAACCCTGA
- a CDS encoding virB8 family protein, whose product MKKLVTSSPAPDRDAFEADFIYGPRRRERFAWFVAAAGVLVGVAGMVAGASLFPLKTTETFVVVVDKETGEMDRVAAVQALTLSESDAIIQANLVAYVDDRETYDLTDGESRINSVLDRSDGDAARTLRDLWSSTNEDYPITVYGRDAKIEVVIKSVNQIERGVAQVRFTRTLRRPRDTRTVTRSYVATVGYDFQPETRQRLQDVWANPLGFVVTSYRVDAETLEN is encoded by the coding sequence TTGAAGAAGCTTGTTACCAGTTCTCCCGCGCCTGACCGCGACGCCTTTGAGGCGGATTTCATCTACGGGCCAAGACGGCGTGAGCGTTTCGCCTGGTTTGTCGCGGCGGCAGGGGTGCTGGTCGGCGTCGCCGGCATGGTCGCGGGCGCGAGCCTCTTTCCCCTCAAGACGACAGAGACCTTCGTGGTCGTCGTGGACAAGGAAACCGGCGAAATGGACCGAGTCGCCGCGGTTCAAGCGCTGACGCTTTCCGAGAGCGACGCTATCATCCAGGCCAATCTCGTCGCTTATGTCGATGATCGCGAGACCTATGACCTGACCGATGGCGAAAGCCGCATCAACTCGGTGCTCGACCGCTCCGACGGCGACGCCGCGCGCACGCTGCGCGATCTCTGGTCCTCCACCAACGAGGATTACCCGATCACCGTCTACGGGCGCGACGCCAAGATCGAGGTGGTCATCAAGTCGGTCAACCAGATCGAGCGCGGTGTGGCCCAGGTCCGTTTCACCCGCACGCTGCGCCGTCCCCGCGACACCCGCACCGTAACCCGGTCCTATGTCGCCACCGTTGGCTACGACTTCCAACCCGAAACCCGCCAGCGCCTTCAGGACGTCTGGGCCAACCCCTTGGGCTTCGTGGTGACCTCCTACCGCGTCGACGCCGAGACCCTGGAGAACTGA
- a CDS encoding TrbG/VirB9 family P-type conjugative transfer protein, protein MKSLPALLLAFAMPVAALAEATPQGGLLDIRIRTAVYNENQVYRIETDLRHSTTIHFGAGERFEAVIVGDTESFQVDPIPELGNVLTIKPHVANASTNMTVITNRRTYSFHLREGSIPNRTGMFFEVRFRYPDEERRATGATQPKGFEAPRNYNYRVSGEGDFRPSHIYDDGRYTYFVFPENGRQPALFKADDQGRERTVNWTQAGNTVRVLGVNTYWTLRIGDEAICAWRDESAIYVSN, encoded by the coding sequence ATGAAATCCCTGCCCGCGCTCCTCCTGGCGTTTGCCATGCCTGTTGCCGCACTCGCCGAGGCCACGCCGCAAGGCGGGTTGCTCGATATCCGCATCCGCACCGCCGTCTACAACGAGAACCAGGTCTACCGGATCGAGACCGATCTTCGGCATTCAACGACGATTCATTTCGGGGCGGGCGAACGGTTCGAGGCGGTGATCGTCGGCGACACCGAAAGTTTCCAGGTCGATCCGATCCCCGAGCTCGGCAATGTGCTCACGATCAAACCGCATGTGGCCAATGCCTCGACCAACATGACCGTCATCACCAATCGACGCACCTATTCCTTCCATCTGCGCGAGGGCTCGATCCCGAACCGCACCGGCATGTTCTTCGAGGTCCGCTTCCGCTACCCCGATGAGGAGCGCCGCGCGACAGGTGCTACCCAGCCCAAAGGCTTCGAGGCCCCGCGGAACTACAACTACCGCGTCTCGGGCGAAGGGGATTTCCGCCCCAGCCATATCTATGACGACGGGCGTTATACGTATTTCGTCTTCCCGGAGAACGGTCGCCAACCCGCCCTCTTCAAGGCCGATGACCAGGGCCGTGAGCGCACGGTGAACTGGACGCAGGCAGGCAACACCGTCCGGGTGCTCGGGGTGAACACCTACTGGACGCTGCGCATCGGCGACGAGGCGATCTGTGCCTGGCGCGACGAGAGCGCGATCTATGTGAGCAACTGA
- a CDS encoding TrbI/VirB10 family protein, whose amino-acid sequence MADQTPPDLQDRLDQFNQRGKSQRRGNSLGVGALAAALALGGAGVAYFLATGLQEGDSALETSDVETFQDRRPGTGGRLEFPPDETEQRVNDALIAVEEALDVPAAPAPEPSSEVLAEIAKLREALAASQAARNSEIQSAVADLREAFDEQKTALEALIAEKEAELANLRRQTETRIEGLQSMLDAERAQREGLEAELDREGLIADQRLLEERRRQEEEQRQREAERVAEELLTAQIKSPAVVYADGPRGGASSAAVADPAAAGTGGPVLSGNEQFLQSARPLEVQEAARLAHPERTLTQGSVIQAALQTAINSDLPGSVVAVVSEPVPAFSGDRILIPRGSRLFGQYRSGIEMYQKRILILWTRVLTPDGTSMEIASVGGDQLGRSGLTGLVDTKFAERFGGAALISVIGAAPAVAAESANNETTSIVLGDVGSDLQDAVGSVIADQVSIAPTIYVDQGASVTVLVDRDVVIY is encoded by the coding sequence ATGGCCGATCAAACCCCTCCCGACCTGCAGGACCGCCTCGACCAGTTCAACCAGCGCGGCAAGTCCCAACGCCGCGGCAACAGCCTTGGAGTCGGTGCGCTCGCCGCCGCCCTTGCCCTCGGCGGGGCTGGCGTCGCGTATTTCCTGGCGACCGGCCTGCAGGAGGGCGACAGCGCACTCGAGACCTCCGATGTCGAGACCTTCCAGGACCGCCGCCCCGGCACCGGCGGGCGACTGGAGTTCCCGCCCGACGAGACCGAGCAACGGGTGAATGACGCGCTGATCGCTGTCGAGGAAGCGCTGGACGTGCCAGCCGCCCCTGCCCCGGAGCCAAGCAGCGAGGTGCTGGCCGAGATCGCCAAACTCCGCGAGGCCCTTGCCGCCAGCCAGGCCGCGCGGAATTCGGAAATCCAGTCCGCCGTCGCGGATCTGCGCGAGGCCTTCGACGAGCAGAAGACAGCACTGGAAGCACTCATCGCGGAGAAAGAGGCCGAGCTTGCCAACCTGCGGCGCCAGACCGAGACCCGCATCGAGGGGCTGCAGTCGATGCTCGATGCCGAACGGGCGCAGCGCGAGGGGCTCGAGGCCGAGCTCGACCGCGAAGGGCTGATCGCCGATCAGCGCCTGCTCGAAGAGCGCCGCCGGCAGGAAGAGGAACAACGCCAGCGCGAGGCCGAACGGGTCGCCGAGGAGCTTCTGACCGCGCAGATCAAATCCCCCGCAGTGGTCTATGCCGATGGTCCGCGCGGCGGCGCGAGTAGTGCGGCGGTGGCCGATCCTGCTGCCGCAGGCACCGGGGGGCCGGTCCTTTCGGGCAATGAGCAGTTCTTGCAAAGCGCGCGGCCACTCGAGGTGCAGGAGGCCGCGCGCCTCGCCCATCCTGAACGCACCCTGACCCAAGGGTCCGTCATCCAGGCCGCGCTCCAGACCGCCATCAACAGCGATCTGCCGGGCTCCGTTGTCGCGGTCGTCTCTGAGCCTGTTCCGGCGTTTTCCGGGGACCGGATCCTGATCCCCCGCGGCTCCCGCCTTTTTGGCCAATACCGCTCCGGGATCGAGATGTATCAGAAGCGCATCCTGATCCTCTGGACCCGCGTCCTGACCCCGGACGGCACCTCGATGGAAATCGCCTCCGTGGGCGGAGACCAACTCGGCCGCTCGGGCCTCACCGGTCTCGTCGACACCAAGTTTGCCGAGCGCTTCGGCGGAGCGGCGCTGATTTCCGTAATCGGGGCGGCACCGGCCGTCGCGGCAGAAAGTGCCAACAATGAAACCACAAGCATCGTCTTGGGCGATGTCGGCAGCGACCTGCAGGATGCGGTCGGATCGGTCATCGCAGATCAGGTCTCGATCGCGCCGACGATCTATGTCGATCAGGGGGCCTCTGTCACCGTGCTCGTGGATCGGGATGTGGTGATCTATTGA
- the virB11 gene encoding P-type DNA transfer ATPase VirB11, producing the protein MTEAASPASYLERYLDPFRDLLKRDDVVEIAINPDGKVWLEVAGDATMRHEGQTVDRTTALNMAQTIVGDAKARVSEKNPLVSGKVEYAGRPLRVQVAVPPAIDRGASITIRLFASGSVRDYAPAYLFGKAVSLDALRAEKMKNIASLAEENLEAALQTLVEARLNVLISGGTSTGKTTFARHLLTHVSEHERLITIEDAFELFPGQPNTVALLADRGAGSQRIANALLQASLRMRPDRIIVGELRGAEALTYLEAINTGHGGSVSTIHAETAELAIDRLAIMVLQAGTPLTFAEVREYIRKSIDVIVQLGRAEGKRGITEFYLPGR; encoded by the coding sequence TTGACCGAGGCGGCATCACCAGCGTCCTACCTCGAGCGTTATCTCGACCCGTTCCGCGACCTCCTGAAGCGCGATGACGTGGTCGAGATCGCGATCAACCCGGATGGCAAGGTCTGGCTCGAGGTGGCAGGCGACGCCACAATGCGCCACGAAGGCCAGACCGTGGATCGCACCACCGCCCTCAACATGGCCCAGACCATCGTCGGCGACGCCAAGGCCCGCGTCTCTGAAAAGAACCCGCTCGTGTCCGGCAAGGTGGAATATGCAGGCCGGCCGCTTCGGGTCCAGGTCGCCGTGCCGCCCGCTATCGATCGCGGCGCCTCGATCACCATCCGCCTATTCGCCTCGGGCAGTGTCAGGGACTATGCTCCGGCCTATCTCTTCGGCAAGGCCGTCTCGCTCGATGCGCTCCGCGCCGAAAAGATGAAGAACATCGCCAGTCTCGCTGAAGAGAACCTTGAGGCCGCGCTGCAGACCCTGGTCGAGGCGCGGCTCAACGTCCTGATCAGCGGCGGCACCTCGACCGGCAAGACCACTTTCGCCCGCCACCTTCTGACGCATGTGAGCGAGCACGAACGGCTGATCACCATCGAAGACGCCTTCGAGCTATTCCCCGGCCAGCCCAACACCGTCGCCCTTCTGGCCGACCGCGGTGCCGGCTCGCAACGCATCGCCAATGCCCTCCTTCAGGCCTCCCTCCGCATGCGCCCCGACCGGATTATCGTCGGCGAGTTGCGCGGCGCCGAGGCCCTGACCTATCTCGAAGCGATCAACACCGGTCATGGCGGGTCGGTCTCCACCATCCACGCCGAAACCGCGGAACTCGCCATCGACCGGCTTGCGATCATGGTGCTGCAGGCCGGCACACCGCTGACCTTCGCTGAGGTGCGGGAATACATCCGCAAGTCCATCGATGTGATCGTGCAGCTCGGGCGGGCCGAGGGGAAGCGGGGGATTACGGAGTTCTATCTGCCGGGAAGGTGA
- a CDS encoding YnfA family protein has product MNAPGTLAIYIGAALAEIAGCFAVWAWMRQGASVLWLVPGLLSLAVFAWLLTLAPSDFAGRAYAAYGGVYIAASLLWLWLIEKQRPDTWDLTGAAICLIGAAVILLAPRVAGG; this is encoded by the coding sequence GTGAACGCACCCGGCACCCTCGCCATCTACATCGGTGCCGCTCTGGCCGAGATTGCGGGCTGCTTTGCGGTCTGGGCCTGGATGCGGCAAGGGGCGAGCGTGCTCTGGCTGGTCCCCGGCCTCCTGAGCCTGGCCGTCTTCGCTTGGCTCCTGACCCTTGCCCCCTCCGATTTCGCGGGGCGGGCCTACGCAGCTTATGGCGGGGTCTATATCGCAGCCTCGCTCCTCTGGCTGTGGCTCATCGAGAAGCAGCGCCCGGATACTTGGGACCTGACAGGTGCCGCAATCTGCCTCATCGGTGCGGCCGTCATCCTGTTGGCGCCGAGGGTGGCTGGTGGATGA
- a CDS encoding MerR family transcriptional regulator, with protein sequence MLTIGKLGEAAGVKVPTIRYYEQIGLLREPDRSAGNQRLYGQSALDRLAFIRHARELGFPLDTIRDLLSLSDRPDQSCAAADVIARAQLAEVESRLARLTALKAELERMVVQCAGGRIADCRVIEVLGDHSLCATDHRHPESEGAS encoded by the coding sequence ATGCTCACCATCGGAAAATTGGGCGAAGCGGCCGGCGTGAAGGTTCCGACGATCCGCTACTACGAACAGATCGGGCTCCTGCGGGAGCCAGATCGCAGTGCCGGGAACCAGCGGCTCTACGGGCAGTCGGCACTGGATCGGCTAGCCTTCATCCGCCATGCGCGGGAGCTCGGTTTTCCGCTGGACACTATCCGAGATCTTCTGAGTCTCTCTGACAGACCCGATCAATCCTGCGCAGCCGCCGATGTCATCGCCAGGGCGCAACTGGCCGAGGTTGAAAGCCGCCTTGCGCGCCTGACTGCGCTGAAAGCCGAACTTGAGCGCATGGTCGTGCAATGTGCAGGCGGTCGGATCGCCGATTGCCGGGTCATTGAAGTTCTGGGCGACCATTCGCTATGCGCAACCGATCACCGGCATCCGGAGAGCGAGGGGGCATCGTGA